AGGTCGAACAGGCCGCGGCTGCGTCGGTGATCGAGGCCGTTCCCCCGGCGACGACCAGTAGGTACACGCCGACCGCACTGGCCGCCAACATTCCGGAGAACGTACGGCTCTCTGCCATTGGTCGAGATTACGACGGGGCGCACTTAGACCATGCGCTTTCGCCGGCGGCCCCCTCGTTGGCGTGAGTCAGCAGTTATTTACATGGACAATCCTAAGCCGGCGATATGACTCGGAAACGCGCAGGTCTGGCCGCCCTGTTCGGGGTCGCGTTGCTCGCGCTGATCGCCGAGCCGGCCGCTGCCCAGACTGCGGACTCGACGACGGAAAACCTCATCTGGGGACTGAACCAGAACCTCCTGTACGTCGCTCTCCCGATCACGGTTCTGGTCGAGGGTATCCTGATCTACACCGTCTGGCGGTTCCGCAACAAGGAAGAACCGCTCCCGACGATGGAGAACCGCCGGCTGGAGATCACTTGGACCGTCGCGACGGCCGTCATCCTGCTGTTCGTCGGCGTTGCCTCGTATCAAGTGATGGCGAGTCCGTACGTCACTGCTGAGGCGGGCAGTGGGGCCGACCTCCCTGAACAGACCGAACACATCGAGGTCCAGGCCTACCGGTACGGCTGGTCGTTCTACTACAACGGGTCGAGTTACCAGAGCGAGGCCGACGTGAACTCGGCGACGACCCTCCGGATGCCTGCCAATCAGGACGTGGTATTACATGTCACCTCCAGGGACTGGCTCCACGCGTTCCACGCGCCCGGGCTCGGACTGAAAGCCGACGCCTTCCCCGGACAGCACAACCGGATCAGGACACACGTGAACAACCCCGGAACCTACCAGCTCTACTGTGCCGAATACTGTGGCTCGGGCCACTCACAGATGCTCGGCGAGATCGTCGTGATGCCACAGGACGAATACGACCAGTGGGTTGCGGACCAACAGAACGGCTCCAGCGGTAGCTAATCCGGCCCGACTCCTCCCGTTTTCACCGCCGAGGTATACGACTCTTCTGAAGGAATCGAACCGGCTAGACCTCGGTTTCGGTACACAGAAGCGAGTTGGGAGTTCGCTGACCATACGCTCTCGCCGGTTTATATCACCGAGGCGGCGACCGACTCACGTCAGCGGCCACGCACCAATACAGCAGCCAGTGAAAACCACTGCACACCCGCCCGCACGACGGCAGTTCGATCGGTGTGGAAATCGGTTCAATTGTTACGATAGGACGCCTACGGCGATGGGCCACTTGTCGACCCCTCGCTCCGAGACGCCACCCCCGAAGTCGACGGCCGCGATCAGCCCGGACCGGTCGTCGGAGAACCTGATGACGGTCGACGGTCCGGAACCGGACGACGCCAGGGACAGTCCAGCGCCGCCTCGTGTGACAGCTGACGATGGCCACGCGCTTCCGGGAAGCCGACCGGACGACCGTCGGAGGGTAGCACTACGAGAGGCGTAGCGATGGCCCGGAGAAGACAGGCCGATCAGCTACAGACGTTGACCGTCGCGTAAACGTTGCCCGTGTTCGTGACCTGGATCCCGATCCCCACGCGGTTCGCGTTCTCCAGGGTCAACCGATCGCGGTAGATGTCCGAGTTGTTCCAATCCTCGACCAATGCGTGGGCGACCTGCGTGTCGTTGCCGTGGAACCGACGCTGGCCCTTGTCCGTGTAGGGCTGTCCGGCGACCGTCTTGCCGATTGCCTCGAATCGGTTGTTGTCCGCAGACTCGATGTAGCCGCCGCCATCCGATCGCATCTCACAGCGCCCGTAGAGGTTGTTGTTCCGGTACCGATCGGCGCTTGACTGGCCGTCGATCGTATGGACGACCCGCCCCTCGCGGGCCATGGCCTCACTGTGGCTGTCGGCCATTCGGCGGAGTTGGTCCGACGTGGCACCGCTGGCGGAGAGGTTGTCGAGCCCCGCCGCCTGTCGTTCGGCGTTGATGTACTGGAGGACGTGATCGGTAATGTTCTGTTCGTTGAACGACCGCGCAGGAACGGTCGTATACTGTGCCGTCATGGTCGGCGTCGGCGTTCCGGTCGCTGTCGATGGCATCGCCGTGGGGCTCTCCGTGGGCTCGCTCGTCGGTGTCGGCGTCTCCTCACCGGGCGAGACGACACCCGATCCGGACGCACCGCCGATTTGCATCCCGATGAGGACACCGATACCGACTGCAGCCAGGAGGACGATGATACCCACCCCGAACGCAGCTTTGTTCACCATTCTCCTGCTCTGTTTGATACCATGCATTGTAAGTCTACATACTTTATTTCCGATTCGGACGAGGCGATCCAAC
Above is a window of Haloarcula halophila DNA encoding:
- the coxB gene encoding cytochrome c oxidase subunit II, which translates into the protein MTRKRAGLAALFGVALLALIAEPAAAQTADSTTENLIWGLNQNLLYVALPITVLVEGILIYTVWRFRNKEEPLPTMENRRLEITWTVATAVILLFVGVASYQVMASPYVTAEAGSGADLPEQTEHIEVQAYRYGWSFYYNGSSYQSEADVNSATTLRMPANQDVVLHVTSRDWLHAFHAPGLGLKADAFPGQHNRIRTHVNNPGTYQLYCAEYCGSGHSQMLGEIVVMPQDEYDQWVADQQNGSSGS
- a CDS encoding CAP domain-containing protein translates to MVNKAAFGVGIIVLLAAVGIGVLIGMQIGGASGSGVVSPGEETPTPTSEPTESPTAMPSTATGTPTPTMTAQYTTVPARSFNEQNITDHVLQYINAERQAAGLDNLSASGATSDQLRRMADSHSEAMAREGRVVHTIDGQSSADRYRNNNLYGRCEMRSDGGGYIESADNNRFEAIGKTVAGQPYTDKGQRRFHGNDTQVAHALVEDWNNSDIYRDRLTLENANRVGIGIQVTNTGNVYATVNVCS